A genomic segment from Nicotiana tabacum cultivar K326 chromosome 7, ASM71507v2, whole genome shotgun sequence encodes:
- the LOC142162319 gene encoding uncharacterized protein LOC142162319: protein MVNSNLVMDRQAKASGLQANLNKSEVYFGRVPTEHKKQILQQLGFTAGELPFKYLGVPLSQRNSVYYSGNLSRMIARITSWTAKTLSSAGRGWRGLNITNLRIWNRAAIVKTCWDLAHKQDKLWIRWIHTYYIKGHNFTNWTIPQQACWMVRKVFEANTVLENQQYTQSLKKSLIKQIYLTLLGDYSRVEWKSLVFNNVVQPKAKFSMWLMMHGKLLTSDRLCKWGLNVDTQCVCQRQEENREHLFWKCEYTTGPNYFNGCNFNVLES from the exons ATGGTTAATAGCAATTTGGTCATGGATCGTCAAGCAAAA GCATCTGGGCTGCAAGCAAACTTGAACAAAAGTGAAGTCTACTTTGGTAGAGTTCCTACAGAGCATAAGAAGCAGATACTGCAGCAATTAGGATTCACAGCTGGAGAATTACCCTTCAAGTACCTTGGAGTTCCGCTATCACAAAGAAACTCAGTATACTACAGTGGCAACCTCTCCAGGATGATTGCAAGGATCACTTCTTGGACTGCAAAGACATTGTCCTCTGCAGGGAGG GGCTGGAGGGGACTCAACATCACCAACCTAAGGATTTGGAATCGTGCAGCAATAGTCAAAACTTGTTGGGATCTAGCGCATAAGCAGGACAAATTGTGGATTCGATGGATTCACACCTACTATATTAAGGGGCATAACTTCACCAATTGGACAATACCACAACAAGCTTGTTGGATGGTCAGGAAAGTATTTGAGGCCAATACAGTTCTAGAGAATCAACAATATACGCAATCACTCAAGAAAAGCTTAATCAAGCAAATATACTTGACTCTGCTTGGTGATTACAGTCGAGTGGAGTGGAAAAGCTTAGTGTTTAACAATGTTGTGCAACCAAAAGCTAAATTCTCAATGTGGCTCATGATGCATGGAAAGCTATTAACCTCTGATAGGTTGTGTAAATGGGGGCTTAATGTGGATACGCAATGTGTATGCCAAAGGCAGGAGGAAAATAGAGAACACTTATTTTGGAAGTGTGAATACACTACTGGACCAAACTACTTCAATGGATGCAACTTCAATGTCCTAGAATCATAG